One Phaseolus vulgaris cultivar G19833 chromosome 2, P. vulgaris v2.0, whole genome shotgun sequence DNA window includes the following coding sequences:
- the LOC137809296 gene encoding uncharacterized protein encodes MLVDSVEAWEVVMDSWRTIIDCIDIAKFDEFVKSFETICLPWPLLVEYVKNTWIIPHKKIFVKCWTNSLMHLGNTTSNRVESAHWSLKRILQNNMGNLCSCWDAIKHVIILQHNEIKASFEMSLHVIGHTFNVQLYKMLVGFVSKHALILIAEEFDRVNDVGFDSECCGCVLRRTHELPCACQLARYAMGVIPLNEVHVMWTRLSFLDLSEFDSSFELSIQQEWDVILSRFKQVDMCGKVTIKNKLHEIAYPDMTTLCAPLNVVKTKRSQKSQTNKFQRSTKRIPSYFEHVDRIHIVNDSSSSLKTPNIPSSHVREEASLNYSYRCVSVAVPHAYPPHIRRLLNNNKYETDTDVALLSAKTVHPTTCNK; translated from the exons ATGTTGGTTGATTCTGTCGAGGCTTGGGAAGTTGTGATGGATTCATGGAGGACTATCATTGACTGTATAGATATTGCTAAATTTGATGAGTTTGTTAAAAGTTTTGAAACTATTTGTTTACCGTGGCCATTACTTGTTGAATATGTGAAGAACACATGGATTATTCCGCACAAAAAAATTTTTGTAAAGTGTTGGACAAATTCATTAATGCATTTGGGAAATACAACATCAAACAG GGTTGAATCAGCTCATTGGTCTTTGAAACGAATATTACAAAATAACATGGGAAACTTGTGCTCATGTTGGGATGCTATCAAGCATGTTATTATACTTCAACATAACGAAATCAAGGCATCCTTTGAAATGAGTTTACATGTGATAGGACACACATTCAATGTGCAGTTGTACAAAATGTTGGTTGGCTTTGTATCTAAACATGCTTTGATTCTCATTGCTGAAGAGTTTGATCGGGTCAATGATGTGGGGTTTGATAGTGAATGTTGTGGATGTGTACTTAGACGGACTCACGAATTACCATGTGCTTGTCAATTAGCCAGATATGCTATGGGTGTCATTCCTCTTAATGAAGTTCATGTTATGTGGACGAGACTAAGCTTTTTAGATTTATCTGAATTTGATTCATCATTTGAGTTGTCAATTCAACAAGAATGGGATGTCATTCTATCCCGGTTCAAACAGGTTGACATGTGTGGCAAAGTGACAATTAAAAACAAGTTGCATGAAATTGCCTACCCAGACATGACAACATTATGTGCACCACTTAATGTAGTCAAGACAAAAAGATCCCAAAAGagtcaaacaaacaaatttcAGAGGTCAACAAAACGCATCCCTTCATATTTTGAGCATGTAGATCGCATCCATATTGTAAATGATAGCTCATCATCTTTGAAGACTCCTAATATCCCTTCTTCCCATGTCCGAGAA GAGGCATCCCTCAACTACTCATATAGATGTGTAAGTGTTGCTGTTCCCCATGCGTATCCACCGCACATACGAAGATTGTTGAATAACAACAAGTACGAAACAGATACAGATGTGGCACTTTTATCTGCAAAAACAGTGCATCCAACCACATGCAACAAGTAA
- the LOC137811153 gene encoding uncharacterized protein, which translates to MATRRVRYSPLATDDNDDAINRSFDPRFDYTPKALDKVPWKSIVLALFLLFLGTALLFLSYFIFTGHMGGERSQAYGLLALGVLSFLPGFYETRIAYYAWRGAQGYRFSAIPDY; encoded by the exons ATGGCTACTAGACGTGTTCGTTACTCCCCTCTTGCTACAGATGACAATGATGATGCTATTAATAGATCATTTGACCCACGTTTTGATTATACACCGAAGGCCTTGGATAAAGTTCCCTGGAAATCCATTGTCCTTGCACTCTTCCTGTTATTCCTTGGTACAGCACTTCTCTTTCTTTCATACTTTATCTTCACTGGTCATATGGGGGGAGAACGTTCTCAAGCATATGGTCTTTTAGCCCTTGGCGTCCTTAGCTTTCTACCAG GTTTTTATGAGACTCGAATTGCATATTATGCATGGAGGGGTGCTCAAGGATATCGCTTTTCTGCCATCCCTGATTATTAG